In the Rhodospirillaceae bacterium genome, one interval contains:
- a CDS encoding alpha/beta fold hydrolase has translation MILQNVPVRRQYVDGRFGQIHVRLAGPAEQNWAAPVSDQAPLPLVCLHMSPNSSRIYQTFLGQMGRDRLTVAPDTPGFGESDPPAEQPAIADYAAAMLDVMDALGLAQVDVMGYHTGSETCVELAHQAPDRIHRLVLTSAPIFNEAELDGFRTHYGKPELTEDGSHVAEKWRAYLRWAGPGWTLQHVAEQFADALRRPDIAWWGHNAAFDYPMKEKLQQVQQPVLVLNPNDDLVEHTRRAHGILKNGRIQELPDWGHGFLDIHTTETCALVRQFLDGEISL, from the coding sequence ATGATTTTACAAAATGTCCCCGTGCGGCGTCAGTATGTTGATGGCCGTTTTGGCCAGATTCATGTTCGTCTTGCTGGTCCAGCGGAACAAAACTGGGCCGCTCCGGTTTCGGATCAAGCGCCTCTTCCACTCGTGTGTTTGCATATGAGTCCCAACTCAAGCCGGATCTATCAAACCTTTCTTGGCCAAATGGGCAGGGACCGGTTGACCGTGGCGCCAGACACGCCTGGGTTTGGCGAATCAGACCCGCCCGCTGAACAGCCTGCAATCGCGGATTATGCGGCGGCCATGTTAGACGTTATGGATGCCTTAGGTTTGGCACAGGTCGATGTCATGGGATATCACACCGGCTCTGAAACCTGTGTCGAGCTTGCCCACCAGGCTCCGGATCGTATTCACAGGCTGGTGCTTACCTCGGCCCCGATTTTCAATGAAGCTGAATTGGATGGTTTTCGCACCCATTATGGCAAACCTGAACTGACCGAAGACGGCAGCCATGTGGCTGAGAAGTGGCGGGCTTATTTGCGTTGGGCGGGTCCCGGTTGGACCCTGCAGCATGTGGCCGAACAGTTTGCCGATGCGCTGCGCCGTCCGGATATCGCATGGTGGGGCCATAACGCAGCCTTTGATTATCCCATGAAGGAAAAACTGCAACAGGTGCAGCAACCGGTTTTGGTCTTGAACCCGAACGATGATTTGGTTGAACACACACGGCGTGCGCACGGCATTCTAAAGAATGGCCGTATTCAGGAATTGCCCGATTGGGGACACGGCTTTTTAGATATTCACACGACTGAAACCTGCGCTCTTGTGCGCCAGTTTTTGGATGGTGAGATTAGTTTATGA
- a CDS encoding alpha/beta hydrolase — MTSIPTAVPVRKGYVDGRFGQIHYRMAQPDADSASPLGARPLVCFHMSPYASIIYETFLAEMGRDRIAIAMDTPGFGDSDPSSAPPTISEYAGAATDLMDALGLTSVDLMGYHTGSKIALETTLQNPDRVHRLVMVSAPLWTPEELAQIKAQHGPEQLTKDGAHAQASWQSAVRWSMPGRSLDDIGKVFWAKLLNPAISWWGHNAAFAYDSAAALPKIEQPILILNPEDDVWEMTPRAKSLLKHSESRIHDLPGWSHGFLDLKTQETAAIVRGFLDRA, encoded by the coding sequence ATGACGAGCATCCCTACCGCTGTTCCTGTGCGCAAGGGATATGTCGATGGCCGGTTTGGTCAAATTCATTATCGTATGGCGCAGCCTGATGCTGATTCAGCCTCTCCCTTAGGGGCACGCCCGCTCGTGTGCTTTCACATGAGCCCCTACGCAAGCATCATTTATGAGACGTTTCTAGCTGAGATGGGTCGCGATCGTATCGCTATCGCCATGGACACGCCTGGGTTTGGTGACTCTGATCCATCATCAGCACCGCCAACCATTTCTGAGTACGCAGGAGCGGCCACTGATCTTATGGACGCGCTCGGCCTCACCAGCGTTGATCTTATGGGCTATCACACCGGCTCTAAAATCGCTCTGGAAACAACTTTGCAAAACCCCGATCGGGTTCATCGCTTGGTTATGGTCTCAGCTCCGTTGTGGACGCCTGAGGAATTGGCGCAAATCAAAGCCCAACATGGGCCTGAACAATTGACTAAAGATGGGGCGCACGCTCAAGCATCATGGCAATCGGCTGTGCGATGGAGCATGCCAGGCCGCTCTTTGGACGACATTGGCAAGGTGTTTTGGGCGAAACTGTTGAACCCAGCTATCTCCTGGTGGGGGCACAACGCGGCTTTTGCCTATGACAGCGCGGCAGCGCTTCCGAAAATTGAACAGCCCATCCTCATTCTTAATCCGGAAGACGATGTCTGGGAGATGACCCCACGCGCCAAAAGCTTGCTCAAACACTCTGAAAGCCGCATTCACGATTTGCCTGGCTGGAGCCACGGATTCCTTGATCTGAAGACCCAAGAAACCGCCGCTATAGTTCGGGGCTTTCTGGATCGTGCCTAA
- a CDS encoding SDR family oxidoreductase, producing MRIFLLAITLLLTPLVAVAAPASIGEEALATLQDKKILLAGATGNNGKHILKRLGDLGLDVRAMSRNIEDAAEEFGSQYDWVEADVTQPETLAKAVEGVDIVISAVATAWPIGSNRSEKVDYEGTINLSKAAKAAGATRFVIITSSSSGTKDHFLNTIGGDVLIWKGKAEEVLVDSGLEYVVVGPAGIDDSPGGTKAIKLIPRSEYVAGMSIGREDLAAVTIAAAGRADANTRVFTATNAEGPASEDWLDLFATAPTELNLPDD from the coding sequence ATGAGAATATTCTTACTGGCGATAACGTTGCTGCTTACCCCCCTGGTGGCAGTCGCAGCCCCAGCTTCAATTGGCGAAGAAGCGCTGGCCACTCTGCAAGATAAGAAAATCCTTCTGGCGGGCGCCACGGGAAACAATGGCAAACATATCCTCAAGCGTCTCGGGGATTTGGGTTTAGATGTGCGTGCTATGAGCCGCAATATCGAGGACGCCGCCGAAGAGTTTGGCAGCCAGTACGATTGGGTTGAGGCTGATGTCACGCAGCCCGAAACGCTCGCTAAAGCCGTTGAAGGTGTGGATATTGTTATTTCTGCTGTGGCGACAGCGTGGCCCATTGGCAGCAACCGCTCTGAGAAAGTTGATTATGAAGGCACGATCAATCTATCCAAGGCGGCGAAGGCGGCAGGCGCAACACGATTTGTCATCATCACGTCGTCGTCTTCCGGCACTAAAGATCATTTCCTAAACACCATCGGTGGCGATGTCTTGATTTGGAAAGGCAAAGCTGAAGAGGTGCTGGTTGACTCTGGACTAGAGTACGTTGTGGTTGGGCCAGCTGGCATTGATGACAGCCCGGGCGGAACGAAGGCCATAAAGCTGATTCCCCGCAGCGAATACGTTGCCGGTATGTCGATCGGTCGCGAAGATTTAGCGGCGGTCACCATCGCAGCAGCGGGCCGCGCCGATGCAAACACCCGTGTCTTTACAGCAACCAATGCTGAAGGTCCGGCATCAGAGGATTGGCTCGACCTATTCGCAACCGCACCAACAGAGTTAAATCTGCCTGATGACTGA
- a CDS encoding RsmB/NOP family class I SAM-dependent RNA methyltransferase, with protein MSQRRADSTAQPDALASRAAALVLLGGAVREGKSVDKRFQKIAGKLEPRDRAFVRHLVATTLRRLGQIDDVLKNFTTRPPPPQVEDILRLGVAQMLFLETASHAAVDTSVNMVKRVRQPRLTGLVNAVLRKVAANGQTIIAEQNWPRLNTPGWLWDGWTKAYSETTAHRLGEAHLLEAPLDLTLKDPASAKDWPQQLEADCLPTGSLRRTTPGMVQDLPGFQDGAWWVQDAAAALPARVLLQMVGSQDQLSVADLCSAPGGKTLQLAAAGCAVTSVDSSEPRLARVRENLDRMGLKANVVKADVLQWKPPELFPAILLDAPCSATGTLRRHPDLGYLKKRKDVVAYPQIQRSLLARAASFLAPGGTLVYAVCSLEPEEGPGVVEAVLENTGLSRVPIDPVQLGIDPTWLDRAGAVRTMPYYWSDRGGLDGFYIAALKKQA; from the coding sequence ATGAGTCAGCGGCGCGCGGATTCCACAGCACAGCCTGACGCTCTAGCCTCACGCGCCGCAGCTCTTGTCTTGCTCGGTGGTGCTGTGCGCGAGGGCAAGTCTGTCGATAAACGGTTTCAGAAAATCGCTGGTAAGTTAGAGCCGCGTGATCGGGCTTTTGTACGTCATTTGGTTGCCACCACTTTGCGCCGTCTTGGTCAAATTGATGATGTTCTGAAGAACTTTACGACGCGCCCGCCGCCGCCGCAGGTTGAGGATATTCTGAGATTGGGCGTGGCCCAGATGCTGTTTTTGGAAACCGCTTCGCACGCCGCTGTCGATACCTCGGTCAATATGGTCAAGCGGGTGCGGCAACCGCGTCTTACCGGATTGGTCAATGCTGTCCTGCGCAAAGTGGCGGCCAATGGCCAAACGATTATCGCTGAACAAAACTGGCCTCGCTTAAACACACCGGGGTGGCTCTGGGATGGCTGGACTAAGGCGTACAGTGAAACAACGGCGCATCGCCTTGGCGAGGCGCATTTGTTAGAAGCTCCGCTTGATCTGACACTTAAGGATCCCGCGTCGGCGAAAGACTGGCCACAACAACTTGAGGCTGACTGCCTTCCTACGGGGTCACTGCGGCGCACCACCCCGGGGATGGTCCAAGACCTTCCAGGCTTTCAAGACGGAGCCTGGTGGGTTCAAGATGCGGCTGCGGCGTTGCCCGCACGTGTGCTGCTTCAAATGGTCGGCTCACAGGATCAGCTTTCTGTTGCTGATTTATGTTCAGCGCCGGGCGGGAAGACGCTGCAACTCGCTGCCGCAGGATGTGCGGTGACCTCGGTGGATTCTTCAGAACCGCGTCTTGCACGTGTCAGAGAGAATCTTGATCGCATGGGACTGAAAGCGAACGTTGTTAAAGCAGATGTCTTGCAATGGAAGCCACCAGAGTTGTTTCCGGCAATTCTGCTCGACGCTCCCTGTTCCGCGACCGGTACACTGCGGCGCCATCCTGATCTCGGTTATCTAAAAAAACGCAAAGATGTGGTCGCCTATCCACAAATTCAAAGATCACTGCTCGCACGGGCGGCTTCTTTCTTAGCCCCCGGCGGCACCTTGGTCTATGCGGTTTGCTCCCTTGAACCAGAAGAAGGACCAGGGGTTGTTGAAGCGGTTTTGGAAAACACAGGTTTGTCCCGTGTGCCTATAGACCCTGTGCAACTCGGCATAGACCCGACATGGCTTGATAGAGCCGGGGCCGTGCGCACTATGCCCTATTATTGGTCTGATCGCGGCGGCCTTGATGGCTTCTATATCGCAGCCCTAAAAAAGCAGGCTTAG
- a CDS encoding tyrosine-protein phosphatase → MSPDKPRVEFDPHHRLPGTINFRDLGGYNTTDGGIVKTGRLFRSGHLAHAEAESKSKIAALNISLVCDFRTDAERQKHLHQYADGHTPSLKSLPIWPVATPGIDNTVARLLQGEIDLETALIDQANGYREFVRDQSAQFAGMFTAILEQKYSGVLLHCAAGKDRTGIASALLLTALDVPFNDVKHDYLMSKRGHGATAQTQFYVDKYWDAHKNAFATEPACSQADIHLLFSVQPVKIEAAFDEMKKISGSIDGYLSDGLGLKRDARRTLKQRYLKTL, encoded by the coding sequence GTGAGCCCTGATAAACCGCGCGTTGAGTTTGACCCCCATCACCGGCTTCCGGGAACCATCAATTTTCGCGACCTGGGAGGATACAACACAACAGATGGCGGGATCGTAAAAACGGGTCGCCTGTTTCGGTCTGGTCATCTTGCCCATGCCGAAGCAGAGTCAAAATCCAAAATTGCGGCACTCAACATCTCGCTCGTGTGTGACTTCCGCACCGATGCAGAACGTCAAAAACACCTTCATCAGTATGCAGATGGTCACACTCCCTCACTGAAGTCGCTGCCGATCTGGCCTGTTGCAACCCCCGGCATCGACAACACGGTTGCCCGCCTGCTGCAAGGTGAGATTGACCTTGAAACAGCGCTGATCGATCAGGCCAACGGATATCGGGAATTTGTGCGTGACCAGTCCGCACAGTTTGCCGGAATGTTCACCGCAATTTTAGAGCAAAAGTATTCCGGAGTTTTGTTGCATTGCGCTGCTGGCAAAGACCGAACGGGGATTGCGTCAGCCTTGCTGCTTACCGCACTTGATGTGCCCTTTAACGATGTGAAGCATGACTACCTGATGTCAAAGCGAGGGCACGGGGCCACCGCTCAGACTCAGTTCTATGTAGACAAATACTGGGATGCTCACAAAAACGCCTTCGCAACAGAACCCGCCTGTTCGCAAGCAGACATTCATCTGTTGTTTTCTGTTCAGCCAGTCAAAATTGAAGCCGCTTTTGATGAAATGAAAAAAATAAGCGGTTCGATAGACGGCTACTTAAGCGATGGCCTTGGCCTCAAGCGCGATGCAAGACGTACTTTAAAACAGCGCTATCTCAAAACGCTCTAA
- a CDS encoding GNAT family N-acetyltransferase: MFSATNIPVLETERLILRAFDSIDTDAYTEMVADEDVSQFISLGGKPMNRLEAWRSMAMQLGHWQLRGFGQWAVEEKASGDFVGRLGLYYPESWPGQELGYALARPYWGKGYATEGASAARDFAFSELGWDELISIISPLNLRSQGVAERLGETFREIWHFDDMVLHIYALTRADWETLDREP, encoded by the coding sequence ATGTTTTCTGCAACCAACATTCCTGTGCTCGAGACGGAACGCTTGATCCTGCGCGCCTTCGACTCAATAGACACAGACGCTTATACAGAGATGGTTGCGGATGAAGATGTCAGCCAGTTCATCAGTTTAGGTGGCAAACCCATGAACCGGCTGGAAGCCTGGCGCTCCATGGCCATGCAACTGGGGCATTGGCAATTGCGCGGGTTCGGACAGTGGGCGGTTGAGGAAAAAGCATCCGGTGACTTTGTGGGAAGATTGGGCTTGTACTATCCGGAAAGCTGGCCTGGTCAAGAACTGGGATACGCACTCGCCCGGCCATACTGGGGTAAAGGTTATGCCACGGAAGGCGCGTCTGCAGCCCGAGACTTCGCCTTCAGTGAACTGGGTTGGGACGAGTTAATTTCCATCATCAGCCCCCTCAACCTGCGGTCCCAAGGGGTTGCAGAGCGCTTGGGAGAAACCTTCCGTGAAATCTGGCATTTTGACGATATGGTTTTGCATATCTATGCCCTGACCCGCGCTGATTGGGAAACGCTGGACCGTGAGCCCTGA
- a CDS encoding class I SAM-dependent methyltransferase: MAPQTSETPLNADEYDDLWAAGWDDTRLYGPMARHSRRIFKSLARDLSPSKILDVGCGEGSLLKTLMTQHPTAEGFGVEVSDHAAALARKVVPSGTFKVCDVSQEALPETFDLVVSADVVEHIADDVSAIENMAAMTAPGGRLIISTLQGRMRDFERQVGHVRNYKLGELEDKIQAAGLSVERVVAWGWPFYSPLYRDLLDRMDNKGTMGRFGLIRKTICHVLYAIFLLNRSTKGDYLFVRAIKDS, from the coding sequence ATGGCACCACAAACATCGGAGACCCCGCTCAACGCCGATGAATACGATGATCTGTGGGCGGCCGGATGGGACGACACCCGTTTGTATGGTCCCATGGCCCGACACAGTCGCCGTATTTTTAAATCGCTCGCGCGCGACCTAAGCCCAAGTAAAATACTCGACGTGGGCTGCGGCGAAGGCTCGCTGCTTAAAACACTGATGACACAGCACCCAACCGCTGAAGGGTTTGGGGTTGAGGTTTCGGACCATGCTGCGGCCCTCGCCCGTAAAGTCGTACCCTCCGGAACCTTCAAAGTTTGCGATGTATCGCAGGAGGCGCTGCCCGAAACATTTGATCTGGTGGTTTCTGCTGACGTTGTTGAACATATCGCTGATGATGTTTCTGCGATTGAGAACATGGCCGCAATGACGGCCCCAGGGGGGCGACTGATCATTTCAACCCTGCAAGGCCGGATGCGCGATTTTGAGCGGCAAGTGGGGCATGTCCGCAATTACAAGCTGGGTGAGCTGGAAGATAAAATTCAGGCTGCCGGCCTAAGCGTTGAACGTGTTGTGGCTTGGGGCTGGCCGTTCTATTCGCCACTTTATCGTGACCTTCTCGACAGGATGGACAACAAGGGCACAATGGGACGCTTTGGCCTCATCCGCAAAACCATTTGTCATGTTCTTTATGCGATATTCTTATTGAACCGATCCACCAAGGGCGACTACCTGTTCGTGCGCGCCATTAAGGACTCTTGA
- a CDS encoding glycosyltransferase family 4 protein, giving the protein MSASRPPHFLLINYEYPPVGGGGGNATQQIGRTLVKRGAKVTVLTAAQGQLPRRENDNGVQVYRIWAARRHQDRCSVPEMLVFLAHALLTAPGLARQNKADAALIFFGMPTGPVGWWLKKHMGLPYVVSLQGGDVPGFMGDEMATYHRIAGPVITEVWRRAYAVVANSTGLAALAQRHAPDVEVEMIPAGADLNAMAPSPVPTLEGPLRLLFVGRLVHQKGLDVLLKSLAALKEDDWTLTIAGEGPLKEELAFTSQTLGLANRITFRGWLGRTQLPEVYEQADVFVLPSRDEGMPNAMLEAMSAGLPIVGSKVAGLDEVVIDGDCGLLVPPENAKALSDALHALISDRDKAFTLGQAARKRVEAHYSWDHAADAYLNLLCQAAALTSPSPETE; this is encoded by the coding sequence ATGTCTGCGTCACGACCTCCACATTTTTTGCTGATAAATTACGAGTACCCCCCGGTTGGCGGGGGTGGCGGCAATGCCACACAGCAGATCGGGCGGACGCTCGTTAAACGCGGCGCGAAGGTGACGGTGCTGACCGCCGCACAAGGCCAATTGCCACGCCGTGAGAATGACAACGGCGTCCAGGTTTACCGCATTTGGGCGGCGCGGCGGCATCAAGATAGATGCTCAGTTCCTGAGATGTTGGTGTTTCTCGCCCATGCGCTTTTGACAGCGCCCGGCCTCGCCCGACAGAACAAAGCTGATGCAGCCCTCATATTTTTCGGTATGCCCACGGGGCCTGTCGGCTGGTGGCTAAAAAAACACATGGGCCTGCCCTATGTTGTATCGTTGCAAGGGGGCGACGTTCCCGGTTTTATGGGCGATGAAATGGCAACGTATCATCGCATCGCCGGACCCGTGATCACGGAAGTCTGGCGCCGGGCTTATGCTGTGGTTGCCAACTCCACGGGGCTTGCGGCGCTGGCCCAACGTCATGCGCCGGATGTTGAGGTCGAGATGATTCCCGCCGGGGCAGATTTGAACGCCATGGCACCGTCCCCGGTGCCAACGCTGGAAGGGCCTCTACGGTTGCTCTTTGTCGGCCGGTTGGTTCATCAAAAAGGCTTAGATGTTCTGCTTAAGTCCTTGGCCGCCCTCAAAGAGGACGACTGGACGCTCACAATTGCCGGGGAAGGCCCCCTGAAAGAAGAGCTTGCATTTACAAGCCAGACATTGGGTTTGGCGAATCGGATTACCTTTCGCGGCTGGCTGGGGCGCACCCAATTGCCTGAGGTTTACGAGCAGGCGGATGTTTTTGTTTTACCGTCACGCGATGAAGGTATGCCGAACGCCATGCTCGAAGCCATGTCCGCAGGACTACCAATTGTCGGCAGCAAGGTGGCTGGATTGGATGAAGTTGTGATTGATGGAGACTGCGGGCTCCTGGTGCCGCCCGAAAACGCGAAGGCGTTAAGTGACGCCTTACACGCCTTAATCTCAGACAGAGACAAAGCGTTCACGCTGGGTCAGGCCGCTCGCAAAAGAGTGGAAGCTCATTACAGCTGGGACCACGCCGCTGATGCCTACCTCAACCTGTTATGCCAGGCCGCCGCCTTAACGTCTCCATCACCAGAGACAGAGTAA
- a CDS encoding lysylphosphatidylglycerol synthase transmembrane domain-containing protein has translation MWSNKSFVFAVKVFVSGALLTVVLRRIDLSAVGEALSRLSLETIIIAAALYLLAHGLNGFKLQMVMPGRPLSDLLRYTFVALYYGTVLPSQLLGDAIKAYRLVRPEDDGATVVAAVVVDKITGLAALVLITGLALLLDPRGFPDLFPALSFALLAGLIVALLLPLVIPSMPSLLDNAFGRFLKAWHASAQDWGQLVASFLTGIAFQVLAVIVVAYIGAGMGISLSFPAWVSVVGLVSLVLLLPITVAGLGLREGGLVILLGFVDVPPAEAVALSFALLGYTIFGAVVGALADFKGRKG, from the coding sequence ATGTGGTCCAATAAATCATTTGTCTTTGCAGTGAAGGTCTTTGTCAGTGGTGCGCTGTTGACCGTGGTGCTGCGTCGTATTGACTTAAGTGCAGTTGGCGAGGCGTTGTCCCGGCTTTCCTTAGAAACCATTATCATCGCTGCCGCGCTCTACCTTCTCGCTCATGGGTTGAATGGCTTCAAACTCCAAATGGTGATGCCAGGCCGCCCGTTATCTGACCTGTTACGCTACACCTTTGTCGCCTTGTATTATGGCACAGTTTTGCCCAGTCAGCTTTTAGGAGATGCAATCAAAGCCTACCGGTTGGTCCGTCCCGAAGATGATGGTGCAACGGTTGTGGCGGCTGTCGTGGTCGATAAAATAACAGGGCTTGCGGCCTTGGTTCTCATCACCGGGCTTGCCTTGTTGCTTGACCCAAGAGGATTTCCAGATCTATTTCCGGCCTTGTCGTTTGCACTTTTGGCTGGATTGATTGTTGCGCTTCTGTTGCCGCTTGTAATTCCGAGTATGCCCAGTCTGCTCGATAATGCGTTTGGACGATTTCTGAAAGCCTGGCACGCCTCAGCGCAAGATTGGGGTCAATTGGTCGCTTCCTTTCTGACCGGTATCGCCTTTCAAGTGCTTGCGGTGATCGTGGTGGCGTATATCGGGGCCGGAATGGGCATCTCTCTGTCTTTCCCGGCTTGGGTCTCGGTCGTTGGGCTGGTGTCTCTTGTTCTTCTTTTGCCTATCACGGTGGCGGGGCTTGGCCTCCGTGAGGGCGGGCTGGTGATTTTGCTGGGTTTTGTCGATGTCCCACCCGCGGAGGCGGTGGCCCTCTCCTTTGCGCTCCTGGGCTACACAATTTTTGGCGCTGTGGTTGGGGCTTTGGCGGATTTTAAGGGTCGAAAAGGATAA
- the bfr gene encoding bacterioferritin, giving the protein MKGDTQVIAHLNAVLRNELTAINQYFLHSRMLIDWGVNKLGKFEYGESIEEMNHADELIKRILFLEGLPNLQDLGKLYIGQSVKEILDCDLKLELEALPDLKDAIAHCESCRDFVSRELFQKILDDEEEHVEFIETQFALIERTGMENYIQLQSESVGE; this is encoded by the coding sequence ATGAAAGGCGACACCCAAGTCATTGCTCACTTAAACGCCGTTCTTCGCAATGAACTGACGGCCATTAATCAATATTTCCTGCATTCCAGAATGTTGATCGATTGGGGCGTAAATAAGCTTGGAAAGTTCGAATATGGCGAATCGATTGAAGAGATGAACCATGCTGATGAGCTGATTAAGAGGATTCTCTTCCTCGAAGGTCTGCCCAATCTTCAAGACCTCGGAAAACTCTACATCGGTCAATCCGTTAAAGAAATTCTGGACTGCGACCTAAAATTAGAGCTGGAAGCTCTGCCCGACCTGAAAGACGCCATTGCCCACTGTGAATCCTGCCGAGATTTCGTGAGTCGTGAATTGTTTCAGAAAATTCTGGATGATGAAGAAGAACACGTTGAATTCATAGAAACGCAGTTTGCTCTCATTGAGAGGACCGGGATGGAAAACTACATCCAACTTCAGAGTGAATCTGTTGGGGAATAA
- a CDS encoding class I SAM-dependent methyltransferase, whose protein sequence is MSSETPTPQSLSTSDCLITAQAFERVQQSQGLYFEPLQGLSPPQFAADTLNPGRALEAAEILQRAVSLNGKTVLEIGAGCGVTHIVWSKHYGIDGTAVEPEGEGFGDSAEIARELITANGLDPSKIIGATGEYLPFEDNHFDIVYSSNVLEHTADPAQVLREAVRVVKHGGVVQIVCPNYLSYFDGHYAAFHPPIFSNRFFCWWIKTVYRKDPAFAATIRTEVNPVWARRHLNEISQTTPIEMLGLGEDVFRERMSDVDIGQWMALGKVGRLVKLAATLKLNRLAAAIMIALQGWTPLILTVRKL, encoded by the coding sequence ATGAGCAGCGAAACCCCAACACCACAAAGCCTATCGACGTCAGACTGTTTGATTACGGCTCAAGCCTTTGAACGGGTTCAACAAAGCCAAGGGCTTTACTTCGAGCCGCTGCAAGGTCTCAGCCCCCCACAGTTTGCAGCAGACACCTTAAACCCGGGCAGAGCCCTTGAAGCTGCAGAAATTTTGCAACGGGCGGTGAGCCTGAACGGCAAAACGGTTTTGGAAATTGGAGCCGGGTGTGGCGTGACCCATATTGTCTGGTCAAAACACTATGGCATTGATGGAACAGCCGTTGAGCCTGAGGGCGAAGGCTTTGGAGACTCAGCCGAGATAGCGAGAGAGCTCATTACCGCCAACGGTTTAGACCCTTCTAAAATCATCGGCGCCACCGGAGAATATTTGCCGTTTGAAGACAATCACTTTGATATCGTGTATTCCTCAAACGTCTTAGAACATACGGCAGACCCTGCCCAAGTGCTGCGCGAAGCGGTCCGCGTGGTGAAGCATGGCGGTGTTGTTCAAATCGTCTGTCCGAATTACTTGTCCTACTTTGACGGACACTATGCAGCATTTCATCCGCCTATTTTCTCCAACCGCTTTTTCTGCTGGTGGATAAAAACCGTTTACCGCAAAGACCCTGCCTTTGCCGCAACCATACGCACGGAAGTAAACCCGGTCTGGGCACGCCGGCACCTGAATGAGATATCCCAAACAACACCCATAGAAATGTTAGGGCTGGGAGAAGATGTGTTTCGCGAGCGGATGTCGGACGTAGACATTGGACAGTGGATGGCCCTGGGCAAAGTCGGGCGTTTGGTCAAACTTGCAGCAACACTGAAGCTCAACCGCCTAGCCGCTGCCATAATGATTGCGCTGCAGGGCTGGACGCCTCTGATTCTGACCGTACGTAAGCTTTAA